The proteins below are encoded in one region of Deltaproteobacteria bacterium:
- the rpsG gene encoding 30S ribosomal protein S7 yields the protein MPRRGFVSKRVVSPDPVYGDVLVAKMIHAIMLDGKARVAENVVYGSLDILKEKTKEDPVAVMKKALENVKPVVEVKSRRVGGATYQVPIEIRPERRQSLSIRWLVGYARERAEKTMIQRLSGELLDAYNNRGNTFKKKEDTHKMAEANKAFAHYRW from the coding sequence ATGCCCAGGAGAGGTTTCGTTTCCAAGCGGGTCGTTTCGCCCGATCCCGTGTACGGCGACGTGCTGGTCGCCAAGATGATCCACGCCATCATGCTCGACGGGAAGGCGCGGGTCGCCGAGAACGTCGTGTACGGGTCGCTGGACATCCTCAAGGAAAAGACGAAGGAAGACCCCGTCGCGGTCATGAAAAAGGCGCTCGAGAACGTGAAGCCGGTGGTCGAGGTCAAGTCCCGCAGGGTCGGCGGCGCCACCTACCAGGTCCCGATCGAGATCCGTCCGGAACGACGGCAGTCCCTCTCGATCCGCTGGTTGGTCGGGTACGCGCGGGAGCGGGCCGAGAAGACCATGATCCAGCGTCTCTCGGGCGAACTCCTCGACGCCTACAACAACCGCGGCAACACGTTCAAGAAGAAGGAAGACACCCACAAGATGGCCGAGGCGAACAAGGCGTTCGCCCACTACCGCTGGTAA
- the rpsL gene encoding 30S ribosomal protein S12: protein MPTINQLVRKGRTVVANKSNSPALDSCPQKRGVCLRVYTTTPKKPNSALRKVARVRLTNGLEVTVYIPGEGHNLQEHSVVMIRGGRVKDLPGVRYHIIRGKLDSVGVQDRRKSRSKYGTKRPK from the coding sequence ATGCCCACGATCAACCAGTTGGTCCGGAAGGGGCGGACAGTCGTCGCCAACAAGAGCAACTCCCCGGCGCTCGATTCGTGTCCCCAGAAGCGGGGGGTTTGCCTCCGCGTGTACACCACCACCCCCAAAAAGCCGAACTCCGCGTTGCGGAAGGTGGCGAGGGTGCGGCTCACCAATGGTCTCGAGGTGACGGTGTACATCCCGGGCGAGGGGCATAACCTGCAGGAACACTCCGTGGTCATGATCCGGGGGGGACGGGTAAAGGACCTTCCCGGCGTTCGTTATCACATCATCCGTGGGAAGCTGGATTCCGTTGGTGTCCAGGACAGACGGAAGTCGCGGTCGAAGTACGGTACCAAGCGACCCAAATAG